One genomic region from Elusimicrobium sp. encodes:
- a CDS encoding pyruvate, phosphate dikinase, with translation MVKKTVKKAAKPAAKKTVKKAAVKKAVLKKVTKNVYYFGAGKAEGNGKMKEILGGKGANLAEMSGQLKLPVPPGFTITTEVCTYYWNNKRTYPKTLKADVEANLKKVEKETKKVFGSDKNPLLVSVRSGARASMPGMMETILNIGLTEKTIPGMIAKTGDERFVYDAYRRLIMMYSDVVMEKAAGIEPKDGEGIRKILDGMLGDVKAKLGVSDDTKIPAEELKKLCVEFKKTVKKVLKKDFPDNPMEQLWGAIGAVFASWNGKRAIAYRNIENIPHDWGTAVNVQTMVFGNMGTDSATGVAFTRNPGNGDSHFYGEYLINAQGEDVVAGIRTPSPMNKWSTNAHSKHLPTLEKVMPKVYKELDAIQKKLEKHFHDMLDIEFTIENQKLWMLQCRVGKRNGTAAVQMALDMVKERLITKEEAVLRVTPAQLGELLLPAIDPKAEAGVTPVAKGLPAGPGGAAGKIVFNSTDAIKLQEKGQSVILVREETNPEDIEGMRAAAGILTQRGGMTSHAALVARGWGKCCIVGCGELEINLNAKTVKMGGKTYKEGDELTLNGTKGYVYAGALKMLGAGEGNKNLTAFLGLCDKVRQLKVRANADTEDDAVKARKFGAEGIGLFRIEHMFYGKNSEKPLFILRKMILSGSEEERKAAVEELFPHMKKEIKATMKAMAGYGVTVRLMDPPLHEFVPTLPEKQQELAKALGISMAVFKERAAGLHEVNPMMGHRGIRLGVTYPEITSMQSRAIFEAAAELIKEGVKAIPEVMIPLTCDVNEIITQKKLIRAAYEAVVAKTKVKKLNYSVGTMIEIPRAAVLAYEVAAEADFFSFGTNDLTQMTFGFSRDDIGSFLPEYLKQGILEADPFQTLDQRGVGMLIQHAVTEGRDQKPNLKVGICGEHGGDPESVEFCHREGFTYVSCSAFRVPIARLAAAQAAAKDVLAAKRK, from the coding sequence ATGGTAAAAAAGACCGTCAAAAAAGCGGCTAAACCGGCCGCGAAAAAGACTGTAAAAAAAGCAGCCGTTAAGAAAGCCGTTCTCAAAAAAGTTACGAAAAATGTCTATTACTTCGGTGCCGGTAAAGCCGAAGGTAATGGTAAAATGAAAGAAATTTTAGGTGGAAAAGGGGCCAACTTGGCTGAAATGTCCGGCCAGTTAAAATTGCCCGTTCCTCCCGGTTTCACGATTACTACCGAAGTGTGCACCTACTACTGGAACAACAAACGCACCTATCCCAAAACCTTAAAAGCCGATGTAGAAGCAAACTTGAAAAAAGTGGAAAAAGAAACCAAAAAAGTATTTGGTTCCGATAAAAATCCGCTTTTGGTATCCGTTCGCTCCGGTGCCCGTGCTTCCATGCCCGGCATGATGGAAACCATTTTGAACATCGGTTTAACCGAAAAAACAATCCCCGGTATGATTGCCAAAACCGGTGATGAACGCTTTGTATATGATGCCTACCGCCGCTTGATTATGATGTATTCCGATGTAGTAATGGAAAAAGCCGCCGGCATTGAACCCAAAGACGGCGAAGGTATCCGCAAAATTTTAGATGGTATGCTCGGTGATGTAAAAGCCAAATTGGGCGTATCCGACGATACCAAAATTCCTGCCGAAGAACTTAAAAAATTGTGCGTAGAATTTAAGAAAACCGTTAAAAAAGTTCTTAAAAAAGACTTCCCGGACAATCCGATGGAACAACTTTGGGGTGCTATCGGGGCGGTATTTGCTTCCTGGAACGGGAAACGCGCCATTGCCTACCGCAACATTGAAAATATCCCGCACGATTGGGGTACAGCCGTTAACGTGCAAACCATGGTATTCGGCAACATGGGTACGGACAGTGCTACCGGCGTAGCCTTTACCCGCAACCCAGGCAACGGCGACAGCCATTTCTACGGCGAATATTTAATCAACGCCCAAGGGGAAGACGTAGTAGCCGGTATCCGCACTCCCTCCCCCATGAACAAATGGTCTACGAACGCCCACTCCAAACACTTACCGACCTTGGAAAAAGTAATGCCCAAGGTATATAAAGAGTTGGACGCTATCCAAAAGAAATTGGAAAAACACTTCCATGATATGTTGGATATTGAGTTCACCATTGAAAACCAAAAACTTTGGATGCTCCAATGCCGCGTAGGGAAACGCAACGGTACCGCTGCCGTGCAAATGGCCTTGGACATGGTAAAAGAACGCTTGATTACCAAAGAAGAAGCCGTCTTGCGCGTTACGCCTGCCCAGTTGGGCGAACTGTTGCTTCCGGCCATCGACCCCAAAGCCGAAGCCGGTGTAACCCCGGTTGCCAAAGGCTTGCCTGCGGGCCCCGGCGGTGCGGCTGGTAAAATCGTTTTCAACTCCACCGATGCTATTAAACTTCAAGAAAAAGGCCAAAGCGTTATTTTAGTACGCGAAGAAACCAACCCCGAAGATATTGAAGGTATGCGTGCTGCGGCGGGTATTTTGACCCAACGCGGTGGTATGACTTCTCACGCGGCCTTGGTTGCCCGCGGCTGGGGTAAATGCTGTATTGTGGGTTGCGGCGAATTGGAAATCAATTTGAACGCCAAAACCGTTAAAATGGGTGGCAAAACCTATAAAGAAGGCGACGAACTTACCTTGAACGGTACAAAAGGTTATGTTTATGCCGGTGCGCTTAAAATGTTAGGTGCCGGTGAAGGAAACAAAAACCTTACCGCTTTCCTCGGTTTGTGCGATAAAGTACGCCAACTGAAAGTTCGTGCCAATGCCGATACGGAAGATGATGCCGTGAAAGCCCGCAAATTCGGGGCTGAAGGTATCGGTCTGTTCCGCATTGAACATATGTTCTACGGTAAAAATTCCGAAAAACCGCTCTTCATCTTGCGCAAAATGATTCTTTCCGGCAGCGAAGAAGAACGCAAAGCCGCGGTGGAAGAACTCTTCCCCCACATGAAGAAAGAAATCAAAGCCACGATGAAAGCCATGGCAGGATACGGCGTAACCGTCCGCTTGATGGATCCGCCGCTCCACGAATTTGTGCCCACCTTGCCCGAAAAACAACAAGAATTGGCCAAAGCCCTTGGTATTTCCATGGCTGTATTTAAGGAACGCGCCGCCGGCTTGCACGAAGTAAACCCCATGATGGGTCACCGCGGTATCCGCTTGGGTGTTACCTATCCGGAAATTACTTCCATGCAATCCCGCGCTATTTTCGAAGCGGCTGCCGAACTTATTAAAGAAGGCGTAAAAGCGATTCCGGAAGTGATGATTCCGCTTACCTGCGATGTAAACGAAATTATCACCCAGAAAAAACTCATCCGCGCCGCCTACGAAGCCGTAGTAGCCAAAACGAAAGTTAAAAAACTCAACTACTCTGTGGGTACCATGATTGAAATTCCGCGTGCGGCCGTCCTCGCTTACGAAGTGGCTGCGGAAGCGGACTTTTTCTCCTTCGGCACCAACGACCTTACGCAAATGACATTTGGTTTCTCCCGCGACGATATCGGCTCCTTCCTCCCCGAATACCTCAAACAAGGTATTTTGGAAGCGGATCCGTTCCAAACCTTGGATCAACGCGGTGTAGGCATGCTTATTCAGCACGCCGTAACCGAAGGCCGTGACCAGAAACCCAACCTGAAAGTAGGCATCTGCGGTGAACACGGCGGTGACCCCGAAAGCGTGGAATTCTGCCACCGCGAAGGGTTTACCTATGTGTCCTGCTCTGCCTTCCGCGTGCCGATAGCCCGCTTGGCTGCTGCGCAAGCCGCCGCCAAAGATGTGTTGGCTGCCAAACGCAAATAA
- the hydE gene encoding [FeFe] hydrogenase H-cluster radical SAM maturase HydE, whose protein sequence is MTNARERLEKLLTQKTFSKQELVDLLSLQDPTPLFEKADRVRQQFVGNGVYLRALIEFSNHCKNDCLYCGIRRSNLAADRYRLTPQDILNTAHRAAQYGYKTVVLQSGEDGWFDTDKLCEVIREIKKLDMAVTLSIGEKTYEEYKAYRQAGADRYLLRIETTDKTLYEKMDPGMSWENRLNCLHMLKELGYEVGSGSLVGLPGQTTESLAEDLLFFKNLPVDMAGIGPFIPHPHTPLAEETSNGHFELSLKMMALMRLLLPDINIPATTAMETLHPQGRALALGCGANVIMPNLTETCYRARYDLYPGKTATTLSPDDTTRSAENLIRSLGREVSHAYGFRGEYLSQKTN, encoded by the coding sequence ATGACGAACGCGCGCGAAAGATTGGAAAAATTATTAACACAAAAAACTTTTTCAAAACAAGAATTGGTAGATTTATTATCACTACAAGACCCGACCCCTCTTTTTGAAAAAGCCGACCGGGTACGCCAACAGTTTGTGGGAAACGGCGTATATCTGCGCGCACTGATAGAATTTTCCAATCATTGTAAAAACGATTGCCTTTACTGCGGTATCCGTCGTTCCAATCTGGCGGCGGACAGATACCGCCTTACCCCGCAAGACATCTTAAACACCGCACACAGAGCCGCCCAATACGGTTATAAAACCGTGGTATTGCAATCGGGAGAAGACGGTTGGTTTGATACCGATAAGTTGTGTGAAGTAATCCGCGAAATAAAAAAATTGGATATGGCAGTCACCTTAAGCATCGGCGAAAAAACTTACGAAGAGTATAAGGCATACCGCCAAGCCGGTGCCGACAGATACTTGCTACGCATTGAAACGACCGACAAAACCCTCTACGAAAAAATGGATCCGGGCATGAGTTGGGAAAACCGCCTGAATTGCCTGCATATGCTAAAAGAATTAGGCTATGAAGTCGGCTCCGGTTCCTTGGTAGGCCTTCCGGGGCAAACAACGGAAAGTTTAGCGGAAGATTTACTCTTCTTCAAAAATTTACCGGTGGACATGGCAGGCATCGGCCCGTTTATTCCTCACCCGCACACACCTTTGGCCGAAGAAACCTCTAACGGTCATTTTGAACTTTCCTTAAAAATGATGGCCCTGATGCGCCTATTACTGCCGGATATCAATATCCCGGCTACCACAGCCATGGAAACTTTACACCCGCAAGGCAGAGCCCTCGCGCTTGGGTGCGGAGCCAATGTAATTATGCCCAACTTAACGGAAACCTGCTACCGCGCCCGTTACGATCTCTACCCCGGCAAAACCGCCACCACCCTATCCCCGGACGATACCACCCGCTCGGCAGAAAACTTAATTCGTTCTTTGGGAAGGGAAGTTTCCCATGCGTATGGTTTTCGTGGGGAGTATTTAAGCCAGAAAACTAATTAG
- a CDS encoding guanylate kinase produces the protein MKAFPIIVSSPSGAGKTTIVDAVLKRNKTVSRVITATTRSPRKGEKDGVDYLFWTIKQFEQAIKKGQMLEWAQVHTHYYGIPKKSVDDLMKKGICPILVIDVQGARTVKQQYPEAATVFIVPPSLKELKKRILGRNDNTQDIEIRLETAKKEMQELEHYNYALLNDDLKKAVDDMAGIVAAEQCRVNRQDLKKIKNLK, from the coding sequence ATGAAAGCCTTTCCCATTATTGTATCTTCGCCTTCCGGGGCGGGAAAAACGACTATCGTAGATGCGGTACTGAAGCGTAACAAAACCGTTTCGCGTGTCATTACCGCCACCACTCGTTCGCCGAGAAAAGGCGAAAAAGATGGGGTGGATTACCTGTTTTGGACGATTAAACAGTTCGAACAGGCCATTAAAAAAGGCCAAATGTTGGAATGGGCCCAAGTGCATACTCATTATTACGGAATCCCCAAAAAATCTGTTGATGATTTGATGAAAAAAGGGATTTGCCCCATTTTGGTTATTGATGTGCAAGGTGCCCGTACCGTTAAGCAACAATATCCCGAAGCCGCCACCGTGTTTATCGTGCCGCCCAGTTTGAAAGAACTTAAAAAACGCATTTTGGGCCGCAATGATAACACCCAAGATATAGAAATCCGCTTGGAAACGGCCAAAAAGGAAATGCAAGAGTTGGAACATTACAACTATGCCTTGCTTAACGATGACTTAAAAAAAGCCGTGGACGATATGGCCGGCATTGTAGCCGCCGAACAGTGCCGCGTAAATAGACAAGATTTGAAGAAGATTAAAAATCTGAAGTAA